The following is a genomic window from Bacillus sp. V2I10.
AAAATTTTAGACAAATATCCTGCTCTCATTTATATCGGAGGAGGAATGCTTGCTTATACTGCAGGCAAAATGATTATCCATGAACACAAGCTTGCGCCAATATTCCATACACATCCAAGCATGGGGGTCATGCTCCCTTATTTGCTCATTTTGTTCTTGATTTTATCTAGCTTCATTTATCAGCGCATCGAAAAAAACGAAAACCTTCCTTAACAGCTAAGGAAGGTTTTCTATGGGTTATGATTCTTTAACTGAAATTCACTAAACGCTGTGCTTCACGCAGCTGATATGTGCGTACCTTTCTAGGCAAGAAGCGTCTGATCTCATCTTCATTGTATCCGACCTGCAATCGCTTTTCATCAATGATGATTGGGCGTCTTAATAGGCCTGGGTGCTCCTGAATCAGATCATAAAGATCTTGAAGAGGCATTGTTTCAACATTTACGTTCAATTTTTGAAAGATCTTTGAACGAGTAGAAATGATTTCATCTGTTCCATCTTCAGTCATGCGCAAGATTTCTTTAATCTCGTCAACTGAAAGCGGCTCTGAAAAAATGTTGCGCTCTGTATATGCGATTTCATGCTCTTCTAACCATGCTTTCGCTTTACGACAAGAAGTACAGCTTGGTGATGTATATAACGTTACCATAAACCTTTCACTCCTTTTTGTGTAAAATGAGCAGACTGCTTATAATAGTAATAAGTATTACTTTGTATGCAAATTGAAATTACTACAATTAAGTAATATCTATAACGAATTATACTATAGAAAAGTAAGTAAGTATACACTTTTTAAATACAAATGTTTGACAAATCAGTTACAATTCCGTAAAAATTGAGGGATTATATTTACTGCTTTTATCAAATTCACTCTAAATCCTGTATTTTCAGCAGCATTCATCCCTCTGAATGCTGTCATCTGATTCTCAATTAATCCAGTCCATCGAAAATATCTTTCTGATTATCCTGCTCCTGCATGGATAAAACTTCCTGTACATCCTGATATTCTTTTCCGTAAAATTCTTTATCTTTATAAGTATGAATCATTAAGTATGTCTTTTTCATTGCTTCATATATTAATTCTTCAGAAGCATCTTCAGGGGACCAATAAAGAATTTCCATTGCATTCACTTCGTTTGTAGCAAGCGACTTTCTTCTGTATCCGATTGATTTTGCATGCTGAAATCCTTCTCGCTGATAAAACTTTAAGCGCTTGCCCGTATCAAGAATATCTTCGTCCACGGGTTCCACCTCTAGAATAATTGGTTTTCCTAATACTTTTAAATTTGAAATCAGCTTATGTCCAAGACCCTGTCCTCTTGCTTTTTTCGATACAAACAAGTAGTCAATAAAGATGAAATCTTCTAATTCAGCATACATAAGAACATGATATTCTCCTTCATCTTTATGATAAATATCGCCCCGCTCTTTCAAGAGAGTTTCAATATGTTCTTTAGATTTCATTTCCTCAATAGGAAAGTATTGATTTAATTTCTCATACCAGTTCATTGATCCGCTCCTTACATGTTTTAACGTTCATTTCTTCCTAAATTATATATACCCTCTTTCCTTAGTGTTAAACATGAGCTACTATAAAATTATAAGTAAATAATGGGATGGTGAGGATTTTGTTTGAATATGCGTTCGATTTTCTGCTTGTTGCTGTATTGGTTATTGGAATAACAGCTTTAATGGGAGTCATAACGAATGGAATCGGAGAAACCATCTTCAGCGGAAAAAAGAAAAATGAAAACGTTGAACATACTTTAAAAACCCAGGCAGGATGGCGAAAAGTCGGCGGCAGACGAAGATAATATTTAAGGAAGAAAACCGGTCGTGACCGGTTTTTTTGTTTCAAATTTAAGTAAAAAATCCCTATATATGCTAACAGGATCTGTTTAAGAGGAGAACACCATAAAATTCAGTAAAAATAAAGGTAGTATTACAGTAGTAGAAATTGTTCAGGATAAAACATAAGAAAACGTGCAGTCTGAACTGTACCCAACTTTTTATAATCGTTTTGGGTTGCCCTGAAATAGGTAAACTCAGTGTTTTGGGTCTCATAGAGTGCGTATAAGTACCCTGAAAAAGGCAATATCATGGTGTTTTGGGTACTCATAGAGCGTGTATGGTACCCTGAGACATGAATAATCTTGGTTTTGGGTACTCATAGAGCGTGTATGATACCCTGAAAAAGGCAAAATCTTGGTTTTGAGTACTCATAGAGCGTGTATAGTACCCTGAAAAAGGCAAAATCTTGGTTTTGGGTACTCATAGGGCGTGTATGGTACCCTGAAAAAGGCAAAATCTTGGTTTTGAGTACTCATAGAGCGTGTATGGTACCCTGAAACAGGCAAAATCTTGGTTTTGGGTACTCATAGAGCGTGTATAGTACCCTGAAAAAGGCAACATCTTGGTTTTGGGTACTCATAGAGCGTGTATGGTACCCTGAAAAAGGCAACATCTTGGTTTTGGGTACTCATAGAGCGTGTATGGTACCCTGAAACAGGTAAAATCTTGGTTTTGGGTACTCATAGAGCGTGTATGGTACCCTGAAAAAGGCAAAATCTTGGTTTTGAGTACTCATAGAGCGTGTATAGTACCCTGAAAAAGGAAAAATCCTGGTTTTG
Proteins encoded in this region:
- the spxA gene encoding transcriptional regulator SpxA, giving the protein MVTLYTSPSCTSCRKAKAWLEEHEIAYTERNIFSEPLSVDEIKEILRMTEDGTDEIISTRSKIFQKLNVNVETMPLQDLYDLIQEHPGLLRRPIIIDEKRLQVGYNEDEIRRFLPRKVRTYQLREAQRLVNFS
- a CDS encoding GNAT family N-acetyltransferase; the protein is MNWYEKLNQYFPIEEMKSKEHIETLLKERGDIYHKDEGEYHVLMYAELEDFIFIDYLFVSKKARGQGLGHKLISNLKVLGKPIILEVEPVDEDILDTGKRLKFYQREGFQHAKSIGYRRKSLATNEVNAMEILYWSPEDASEELIYEAMKKTYLMIHTYKDKEFYGKEYQDVQEVLSMQEQDNQKDIFDGLD